The region CCGTTTCATGATATCGAGTACCAGAGTGTTCGATGGTCTGAAAAAAGCCACCTATACCGAGCGGGACAAACCTGCACCCGGCGAAGCGGTAGGCGAGCTGCAGGCGCTGCTGGAAAAACAGATCCGCGATGCCGGTGATCAGTATCTGATACTGCGCTTCAGCTGGTTGCTGGATAACTCGCCGGACGGGCAGCTCGGGCGGCTGCTTGACCAATTGCAGCATCAGGATCCGGTACAGCTTGCTGAAGAATGGCGCGGTAACCCGACGCCTGTGGTGGATGCGGCTCGGGTCATACTGGCGGTTCTCAAGCAGCTGGATTGCGAGGCGCCAGTGCATGGGGTTTATCACTACGGAAGTACCGAGCCCACCACCTGGATCAGCTTCGCGCAAAGCGTAACGCAGGAGTTGTTGGCCAGTCACTGCCTGGACAAGGACCCGGTGATACAGCCTGTGCCGTTCAATACCCAGCCGATGGCCGGGCTTGAGCCGCAGAACGCTTCAGTGGTCAGCCGCAAGATTCTGATGACCTACGGTATCAAGTCGCGGTCATGGCGCACCCAGTTGCCGGAGCTGCTGAAAAGCTTCGAGTCGTCATAACGAAAACGGCCGCATCAGCGGCCGTTTTCTTGAAGCAGGCAGGTTGGGCTCAGAACTTGTAGCCCAGGCCAACCATGTAGACCCATGGGTCGACGTCCACATCCACTTCTATCGGTGCACCGCCGAGGCTGGTCTTACCCGTGGTGCTGATATCGATGTAGCGAACCTGCGCGTTCAGCATGACGTTCTCAGTCAGCATGAAGTCCGCCCCGACCTGGCCGGCCAGACCCCACGAATTGTCAAGACGGAAACCATCAAACCCGCCGGCTTCCCTGCTGCTGCTCAGCTCCTCATCGAAGAACCAAGTGAAATTGACGCCCGCACCGACATAAGGCTGGAACGCCGAGTTACTTTGCATCGGGTACCAGATGGCGCTCAGGGTCGGCGGAAGGTGCTTGATAGTGCCTAGCTTGCCATCAAGGGCCCCGAGACCGGAGATGCCAACATCATGTTGGAACGGCGTCGCAGCGAGCAACTCAATCCCGACGCTGTCAGTCAGCATGTACGCGAAGTTCAGGCCGAGCTGGGTATTGCTGTCCAGAGTTGCCTTGCCGCCGAGAGCCACTCCGCCTGCTTCAATGGCTGAACTATCTTCCCGCGGATCAACCGTCACCGCACCGGCGCGGACGATAACGTCGCCTGCCTGGTGAGCGTGGGCGACTGAAGCGGCGAGCAGTGCCGGAGCGATGAGAAGGCCGGCAGCGACTGTAGCGAAGCGTGACATATGGGTACTCCTGGGTAGGTATCGATGGGCTGACTTTACGTGGTTCAAATCTTCCAAACATTGATCTGGAGCAATGGACGCCCGCACTGGGCTGCGACGGGGCGCCACACGCGGTTGAAGTCTGTTGATGCACAGATGATAATGAGTCTCTTTTGTGGTCGAGCTCAATCGAGCCGGCGTCTCGGAGACGTTTAATGAAGGCTGTCTGGTTATTGATACTGGCGTGCATGCCAGGTGCGTTGCTGGCGCAGGATGTCGGCGACCAAGCACTGTCTGAAAGCGAAAGACTCATGGGTGAGGCACGCGAGTCTCAACAACGAATTGATGCGCTGGACGACGCCACCCGTGACGCCCTGCAGCGTTATCGCCAGGCTATACAGCAGCGCGAGCAACTCGCTGACTACAACCGGCAGCTGTCTGAGATGGTTCAGACTCAGCGCAGTGAGCTCGAATCGCTACAGACTCAACTGGCCAGCATCGAGGAAACGCAACGGGAAGTCTTGCCGATGCTGCAGCGGATGCTCGATTCGCTGGAAAGCTTCGTTGCGCTTGATGTCCCGTTCCAGCTCGATGAGCGTAACGAGCGCCTTGCGCAGCTGCGCGATTTGATGGCGCAGCCCGATGTGAGCGTGGCGGAGAAGTACCGCCGCGTGCTTGAGGCCTATCAGATCGAAAGTGATTACGGCCGCACCCTGGAAGCCTGGCGCGGGCCGCTGGAAGTGGACGGCAGCCAGCGTGTCGTGGATTTCCTGCGGCTGGGCAGGGTAATGCTGTTTTATCAGACGCTGGACGGTCGCCGCCAGGGCTACTGGGACGCGGAGAGCAAACAGTGGTCTGCGTTGTCGGATGATTACCACCGCACCTTGCAACAGGGGCTGAGTATCGCCCACCAACAACAGACGCCGGTCATGCTGCGATTACCCCTGCCTCCGGTTCAACAGCAGGAGGCCACGCAATGAAGCGTCTGGTTATCAGTTGTCTCCTTGTCACGCTGACACCCTTTGCCCTGGCTCAACCGGTCAGCCTCGATGAGCTCCTGCGCGATATCCGCGAGGTGCGTAGCCAGGAACAGCAGGCCATGCAGGCTCGCGAATCAGCCTTTATCGCCGAGCGCGACCAGCAGCAGGAAAAAGTTGAAGCGGCTGAAGCCGAGCTGGCGCAAGTTCAGGCTGAGGCTGATCGGCTGAAGGCCGAGTTCGATGAGCTTGAAACGGCGCTGGCCGAGGGCGAAGCCGAGCTCGCCCAGCGCAGCGGCAATCTTGGCGAACTGTTCGGCGTGGTCCGGCAGATTGCCGGCGATACCCAGGGCCAGTGGCAGGATTCTCTGCTGAATCTGCAATTTCCCGAGCGCATGGATCAGCTGGAGGCGTTATCGCAAAGCCGCGGCATTCCTACCATCGAATCACTGGAAGCGTTCTGGTTCACGCTCCAGCAAGACATGACAGCCAGCGGCAAGGTCAGCCGTTTTGAAGCACCTGTGGTTGGCCTGGACGGTGAGCAGCAAACCCTGCCGGTGGTCAGCATAGGCCCGTTCACTGCGCTGCAGGATGATCACTATCTCATCTATCAACCCGAGGCCGACCGGCTTCTGGTCGCGCCGCGCCAGCCTGCCAGGCGCGGCCTGGTTGAAGACTTCGTCGCGCCGCGAGACACGCTGGCAGATTTGTATGTCGACCCGAGCCGCGGCAACGTCGTCCAGCAAATCCAGCTGACCCCATCCCTGTTGGAGCGAGTGCGACAGGGCGGCGTTGTGGGTTACGTGATCATGGCGCTGGGCGTGCTCGGCTTGTTGCTCGCACTGGCCCGGCTGGTATGGCTGCACCGCACCAATACGCGGGTCGACCGGCAGATAGACAATCTGGATCGGCTGAGCGATGACAACCCGCTGGGCCGCGTTCTGGGCGTCATCGGCAGCCAGCCGAAGCTCGAGGAACTGGAAACACTCGAGCTTAAACTGGACGAAGCCATTCTCAAGGAAACGCCCAAGCTCGATCGTTGGCAGGGGCTGATCAAACTGCTGGCCGCCGTCGCGCCGTTACTGGGTCTGCTGGGCACCGTGACCGGTATGATCGCCACCTTCCAGGCAATCACCCTGTACGGCACGGGCGATCCGAAGCTCATGGCTGGGGGTATTTCCCAGGCGCTGGTTACCACAGTGTTGGGCCTGGTCGTGGCGATTCCCTTGCTGTTCCTGCATGGTCTGGTCGCAGCGCGCAGCAAGGCTCTGATTCAGGTGCTTGAGCAGCAGAGTGCGGGTCTCATAGCCCTGCATCTGGGCGGCGAGGAGCGCAAGGGTGAGTGAAGGCCTGCTGCACCTGCAGGACTTTTTTGACAGCGGCGGCTGGGTGCTGTGGGCCATCCTGTTCGCCACTGTCCTGCTGTGGACGCTGATGCTTGAACGGCTTTGGTTTCTTGCCCGGGTGTTTCCCCGGGAAGCCCGCGCGCTTCGCAGCGATTGGCTGGCGCGGTCCGAACGACGCAGCCTGGCCGCGCGGCATATCCGTACCGCCTGGCTATCCCAGGCGCAAATGCGGCTCAACCGCAGCGTACCCATGGTGCGGGTGCTGATTGCTCTGTGTCCGTTGCTGGGTCTGTTGGGCACGGTGACCGGAATGATTCAGGTGTTCGATGTCATGGGGTTGAGCGGCAACGGCAACCCACGCGCGATGGCCTCCGGGGTTTCCCGCGCGACCGTTCCGACAATGGCCGGAATGGTCATCGCCATCAGCGGGCTGTTCTGCCTGGCCCGGCTGGATCAACAGTCCCGTCGCGCGTTTCAGCGGCTCACCGACAAACTGCGTCACGACTAGGATCGATTTTTATGCGCATGCGCAGACATACCGCAATGAGTGATGAAGAGGCCGGGATCGATTTGACCCCGATGCTGGATATCGTCTTCATCATGCTGATCTTCTTCATCGTCACCAGCTCCTTCATCAAGGAAGCCGGAATTACCGTGCAGACACCCTCCGCGGCGAGCGCCTCCGAACAGCCCAAGGGCAACATTCTGATTGCCGTCAGCCCGAACGGTGAAATCTGGATGGATGGCCAGCAGGTGGACATCCGCGCGGTGCGGGCTGCGGTTGAACGTATGCGTGTAGACCAGCCCGACAGCAGCGTGGTGGTGCAGGCCGATCAGGACTCGCGCAGCGGTCTGGTGATTCAGGTCATGGATCAGGTGCGACTGGCCGGGGTGCAGGATGTCGCACTGGCTGCCACCGCCGGCAGCGGAAATCGCTGATGCGATTGCTGTTGAGTTTTTTCGGGGCGCTGCTGGTGGCCCTGGCATTGTTCGCGTTGATGGTGGTGCTGGTGATGCCGCCGCGTGATGACAGTACGCCTGATCAGGAGCTGGCGCGGGTCAGCTTCGTGCGCAGTGTCAGCGATACCAGTAGCGAAAGCCGCGAGCGTCAGCCGCGCGAAGCGCCGGAACGACCGCAGCCGCCGGAGCCTACGCCGCAACCGACACAGCCACAGCAGCAGCCCCAGGTGAGCGCCGAGCTTGATCTGAACATCGAGGTACCGAGCATTGACACGCAGATCAGCTTGAGCAGCGCTCCGAAACTCGAGGGGCTGACCGCTGCTGAGGCTCCAAGCACTCCACCGCCGCCAGCCGCACCGGCGATGGAGGGCGAACCGTCGTTGTCAGAGGAAGTCACGCCGCTGAATGACATCCCGCCCAATTATCCTCAGCGGGCGCTGGCGGCCGGTATCGAAGGGGAAGTGACGCTGGCCTTCACTATTACTGCAGAGGGCAGGGTGGACAACCTGCGGGTAACCCACGCTGAGCCCAGGGGAGTGTTCGATCGCGAAGCGCGGCGGGCGGCGAGTCGTTGGCGGTTTGCCCCCAGACGTGAAAACGGCCAGCCGGTAGCCAGAGAAGCAACCAAGACGCTGTACTTCAAACTTGATGGAGGACGCCGATGAATTGTCTGCGCCAGTGTCTGGCTGCTATGGGGATCTGTGTGGTGCTGTCGACAGGCACCGCTCATGCCCAGCAGGCTATCAATCCTGGCGTGTTCACCGCGCTGAACGCTGCGCAACAGGCGCAGGATTCCGGTGACTATGCCAATGCGCGGTCTCGGCTGGAAGCTGCATTGGAGCAGTCGGCCGGGGGCAGTCTGGAGCGTGCGCTGGTGGAGCAGCGTCTGGGATATCTGGCCATTGCCCGCGACCGCAACGCCGAAGCGATCGACTGGCTGCGCAAGGCGCTGGCGCATGATCAATTGACCGATGATGCCGCGCGCCAGGACCGAATCAATCTTGCGCAGCTGTTGATCATGCAGGAGGCCTATCGCGAAGCGGTAACCCTGCTGGAGCGCGAGCATGCGCAGCAGCCGCTGGGTAATCAGCCGAAGCGCCTGCTGGTTCAGGCCTACAGTCAATTGCAGCAGTACAGCAAGGCAATTCCCATAGCCGAGCAGGTGGTGACGGCCGAGCCGGGCGTGGAGTCAAGCTGGTATCAGTTGCTTGCCGGAATGAATCAGCGTCTGGAACGCTACCGCGAAGCCGAGCGCTGGCTCAAGGTCCTGCTCAAGCGTGAACCGGACAATATACAAGTCTGGCGACAATTGGCGGGCGTGCAGAGTCAGGGTGGTCGCCAGGTGGCGGCTGCAGCGACATTGCGGCTGGCCTATGAATCGGGCATTCGCTTCAGCCCTTCGGATCTGGACAATCTGGTGGCGTTGCAGGTGCGAGCTGGCGCGCCATGGCAGGCCGCGCGCCTGTTGCAAGCCTTGCTCGATCAGCAGTTATTGACTGGCGATGCAACGCGCAGTGAGCGGCTCGCGCAACTCTGGCATCAGGCGCGCGACCACGAGCGCGCGCATGCTGCCTGGCTGGCGCTTGCCAACCGCAGCGGACAGGCCGAACACTGGCTGCGCGCGGCGGGCATACAGTTGCAACAGGGTCAGTGGGATCAGTTGCTGAGCAGCCTCAAACAGGCCGAACCCGGTGCCAGCGCGGAGCAGCGTGATCTGATACGGCAGTGGCAACAGTACGCCCAGAATGCGCTGGCAGAGGGCAATAGCTGAGCGACGACCTATCGCGCACACCTAGGTTTGTATGAGACAGGCTTTCCCGGGAAGGTAGAACGCCAACTCGACCAGAGGCGCTACCGATGAGCACATTGGTCGGAAATGAAACCGGGCGCTATGGTGTGTCGAGCTCCGACTCGACGAGCGATATCGCCGGCTAGCAAGCCGGTCAGGATGGAACCTGACCGGCCAATGCACGTGCAATCTCAGGCTGCCGGTGCTGCCGACATTCGCTCGCTATGGACGAAGTCGGCTCCCGGCAAGTTACTCAATAGAGCGCCTGATACATCTTGCGCCGATACTGAATGGTCAACGGGTCGTCGTTGCCGAGCAGATCGAATACTTCCAGCATGCTGCGCTGCGGACTGTTGTCCGCATACCCGCGGTCGGTCTGGAACAGGACCAATAACGTAGCGAGAGCCGACGCGTAATTCCCATCGGCGAGATCGCGTATTGCCAGTTGATAGCTGGCTTCGCTGTCGCTTGCGTCGGCCGCTCTGCGGGCCTCAAGCGTGTCTCGGACGGGGAAATCGGCTGCCTCTCGCAGGAATCTGATCTGGGCTTTCAACCCGTTGACGGCCTGCTTATGCGCGTCCTTATCGGTAACTGAATCAATCACCTGTTCAGCTTCGTCCGGCTGGTCGTCCATTACCAGAGTCTTAGCCAGCAACACCAGTAACCCGTCATCCGGCTGTGCCGCAATCGCCTGCTGCAGCAACGCCTGGGCCTGTTGATAGGCACCGGCGGCAATCAGCTCGTGAGTCTGACCAGCTACGTCCATCGACTCGTCCTGAGGTTCATCTGCCGGTTCGGCAACGTGTGGTTGCAGCATGGTGCGAATTGCGCTTTCCGGCTGTACGCCAGCGAAACCATCGACCGGCTGGCCATCCTTGAACAGCACTACAGTGGGCAGGCTGCGGATACCGAAGCGCTCCGAAAGCGCTGCCTGGGCGTCGCAATCCACCTTGGCCAGCAGGAGTTCGCCGCCGTAACCCTCGGTGATTGTCGCCAGTATCGGCATCAATGCCTTGCAGGGCGCGCACCACTCAGCCCAGAAATCGACCAATACAGGTTTATGGAAAGAGTTTTCCAGAACGAAGCGGTCGAAATCCTCGGCGGTAACATCAAAAATGTAAGGCGATTGGCTCATGGGGCTTCCAGGGCTAAGGTGGCTATCGGGGTAATATGGTGGCGACTCAGGGATATTCAAGACCGGCGCCGTAGAGCGCAACCTGACGAAATTCCAGTGGTTCACCGAGGTCGGGCAGGGTCTGGCCAGACAATGTCTCGAGTCGGCGGTAGCCCGGGTGATGAAGATTGCGAACCCGGGAATCGGCGATCAGCACCCGTGTGCTGCGAGCCGTGAAATGGTCCAGAAACACGCGGTTGTCTGCATCGTAAAGCACATCGGCAGCCAGGATCATGTCCAGCGTGCCGTCAACTGCGAAAAAGTCCTCTGCCAGCTCGATGTCGAGCGCGTTGAGTTCGGCGTTCAGCTGGCTGGCCCAGCGCGCCGGAAGGTCCAGATCGCAGGCAATGCTGGTGCTGGCACCGGCGGCGCGGCAGGCAAGGGCGACGATGCCCGAGCCGGCACCAAAATCCAGCACCCGCTTGCCGCGTACCTGTTCTGGATGATCCAGTACCCAGCGGGCCAATGCCAGGCCGCTGCCCCAGCAGAATCCCCAATAGGGCGGTCTCTCCAGCAGGGCGCGCGTCTCCTCTTCGGCGAAAGCGCGATCCAGGTTGACCGGGTCCAGTAGCCACAGGCGCAATTCAGGCAGTCCCGGCAGCTCGGTAGGCACCAGACGTGCTGCGCTCAGCACCTCCTGCAGCACGGTTTCGAGTTGATTCAACAGCATCGAGAGCATCTTGTAGGTCGTAAGGACGGGCAGTGTAACCCTTCGCAGCGATTTATTAGCAGTCTGGTTGGGAGTAACATGGGGGCCGCTATTTTATCCTCAGGATTTTCCTATGCATTGTCCGTTCTGTGGCGCTCACGATACCAAGGTGATCGATTCCCGGCTGGTAACCGACGGGGATCAGGTACGCCGTCGCCGCGAGTGTCTGGCTTGTCAGGAGCGCTTCACCACCTTCGAGATTGCCGAGCTGGTGATGCCGCGGCTGGTCAAGCAGGACGGTCGCCGTCAGCCCTTTGATGAAGAAAAACTGCGTGCAGGCCTGCTACGCGCCATGGAGAAGCGGCCAGTCAGTGTCGAGGAAATCGAGGCTGCCATCAGCCGCATCAAACACAGATTGCGTGCCACCGGTGAGCGTGAAATCAAGGCTATGGTGGTCGGTGAAATGGTGATGGACGAGCTCAAGCAGCTGGACGAAGTCGCCTATATCCGCTTTGCCTCGGTGTATCGCCGTTTCCAGGATCTGGATCAGTTCCGTGAGGAAATCGAACGACTGTCGCAACGTGCCAAGGCCGAGCCGGATGTCTGATTCGGACATTCTTGACCGCCAGATGATGGCTCGCGCCGTGCAGCTAGCTGCGCGCGGCCTGTATACCACCGAACCGAATCCGCGGGTTGGCTGCGTGCTGGTACGTGACGGCGAGATCGTTGGTGAAGGCTGGCATGTACGGGCAGGCGAAGGCCATGCAGAGGTCAATGCGCTGGCCATGGCAGGCGCACGCGCCAAGGGCGCAACCGCCTACGTCACGCTAGAGCCTTGCAGTCATTTCGGCAAGACGCCACCCTGCGCCGACGGCCTGATCAAGGCAGGCGTAGCACGGGTCGTCGCAGCCATGCAGGATCCCAATCCTCAAGTCGCGGGTCGAGGCCTTGCCCGCCTGCATGATGCAGGTATCGTGGTGCAATGCGGTGTGCTGGAGAATGAGGCGCGCGCGCTCAATCCGGGGTTCATCAAGCGTATGGAAACCGGGCGGCCGTGGGTCCGCATGAAACTGGCGATGAGCCTCGACGGGCGCACTGCGATGGCCAGCGGTGAAAGTCAGTGGATTACCGGGCCCGAGGCGCGCGGTGACGTTCAGCGTCTGCGTGCGCGCAGCGGTGCGGTTATCAGCGGCGCCGACAGTGTGCTACTGGACGACTCGGCACTGACCGTGCGCGCTAGCGAGCTTGGATTGCCTGAAGCCGAAGCCATCGCCGCCGCAGCGCGCCAGCCGCTCAGGGTGCTGGTCGACGGGAGACTGCGGGTGCCGCTGGAAAGCCGGCTGTTTCGCCAGGCAGGACCGGTCTTGGTAGCCTGTCGCATGCAGCGTGGGCGCGCCCCGGACTATGGATTCGCCGGTGCCGAGCTGTTGTCCTTGCCGGATGAAGCAGGTGAACAGGTCGATCTTCAGGCCTTGCTGCTCGAGTTGGCCAGCCGTGGCTGCAATGAGGTGCTGGTTGAGTCCGGCGCCGGACTATCGGGCGCGTTCTACCGGGCCGGGCTGGTCGATGAACTGGTTGTGTATATGGCCCCCCGCTTGCTTGGCAGCCGCGGTCGTCCGCTGGTCGAGCTGCCCTTTGATTCCATGAGTGAAGCCCAGGATCTCGACATCATCGACATGCGTGCGGTCGGTCGGGACTGGCGTATTACCGCGCGACCGGTTTTTCCTTCCTGAGACAGTAATATGAGTGCATTTGAAGTTGTTCTGATTCTGCTGGCAGTGTTGGCTGTGGCGGGCGTGGTGCTGGAGGAGGTTACCCACGTCAGCAAGGCGATGGTGGTGTTGTTCTTTGGTACGCTGGCGTGGATTTTGATGTTTATTGCCGCGCCGGATGAACTGGCTCGTGCCAGAGTGCAGGAGGCACTGAATCACAATATTCTGGACATCGCCGGCCTCTGGCTGTTTCTGATGGCGACCATGACTTTTGTGGCGTACCTGAACAAGAAAGGGCTTATCGACAGCGTTATCTTCAAGATACTGCCAACCCATGTCAGCGAGCGTAAACTGCTGTTTCTTACGGCTATATTCTGCTTTCTGTTTTCCTCCATCGCCGACAACATCACCGCCACGCTGGTGTCCATGGCGCTGGTGCTGAGCCTGCGTCTGGAGCTGCGCAAGACGTTGCGGTTTGCCACGCTGGTGGTGTTCTCGGTGAACTCCGGCGGCGTAGCGATGATTACCGGTGACGTCACCACCCTGATGATATTTCTCGCCGGAAAGCTCGAAATCACCCATCTGCTGTTTCTTATCGTTCCTTCGCTGTTAGCGGTCCTGTTGCTGGCGTCGCTGTTATCCATCGGCATGAACGATCGGGTGGTGATCGATAAGAGCGCGAAGGTGCATTCGCAAAAGGTAGAGCGGGTCATTGCGACGATTTTCCTGCTGACCATCATCGGCACCATTCTGGGCAGTCTGTTGTTCGAAATTCCGCCGCTGCTGAGCTTCCTCGGCGGGCTGGCGCTGATGTTCCTGGTCGCGCATTTTCTTAATGAAGATGTGGCCAACGATCCGATCCTCGAATACATCCGCGCCATCGAATTCGAGACGCTGCTGTTCTTCCTCGGCATCCTGTTGCTTGTCGGCATGTTGCAGTTTATCGGCGTGCTGCATGGCCTCACTGCGTTGTATGACGTGGTACCGGTGTTGCTCGCCAACTTCCTGATGGGCGTGCTGTCGGCGCTGATCGACAACGTGCCCCTGACCGCCGCGCTGCTGAAATCCGACCTGGAGATGAGCGTGGCTGAGTGGATGGGGCTGACTTATGCTGTCGGAGTAGGGGGTTCCCTGCTTATAATTGGCTCCGCCGCAGGCATCGTGGCGATGAGTAAGGTGCCGGGGCTGACTTTCATCTCCTATTTGCGCAGCTTCGGCCTGCTGTTCCTTTCCTTCGCCGTCGGTTTCGTGGCGGTATATTTGACCGGATTGATGATCGAATGACCACGGGCTGACATCCAACCCCAACAGAGGCGTCTATGTTTACCGGCATTATCGAAGCGGTGGGCCAAATTCAGAGCATGCAGCCGCGCAGCGGTGACGTGCGAGTGTATGTAAAGACCGGCAAACTGGATCTTGCCGATGTGAAACTGGGCGACAGCATTGCCGTTAACGGCGTGTGCCTGACAGCCGTGGAATTGCCAGGCGATGGATTCTGGGCGGATGTGAGTCAGGAAACCATGCGTCGTACCGCCTTTACCCGGCTCAAGACCGGCAGTCAGGTCAACCTGGAGAAAGCGCTTACGGCAAGCACGCGTCTGGGTGGCCACATGGTCAGCGGTCATGTTGATGGCGTCGGGCATGTACTGTCGCGTAGCGAAGAAGCCCGCTCGGTGCGCTTTCGCATCGAAGCGCCAGCGGCGCTGGCCAGATACATTGCCGAGAAAGGTTCGATTACGGTTGATGGCACCAGCCTCACCGTGAATGCGGTGGATGGCGCTGTGTTCGATCTGAATATCGTGCCGCATACCATCCAGGAGACCGTGATGGGCGAGTACCAGCCCGGCCATCCGGTCAACCTGGAGGTCGACGTAATTGCGCGTTATCTGGAGCGCCTGTTGCTCGGTGACAAGGCTGCCGAGTCCGGTTCGGGCAGCACAATCAATATGGCTTTTCTGGCCGAAAACGGCTTCCTCAAGCCCTGAATTACGAGCCCGGGAGGGCCTTATGAAACTGAACACAATCGAAGAACTGGTTGAAGATATTCGTCTGGGCAAGATGGTCATCCTCATGGATGACGAAGACCGCGAAAACGAAGGCGATCTGATCATGGCCGCCGAGGCCTGCCAGGCGGAGCACATCAATTTCATGGCCCGGCATGGTCGCGGTCTTATCTGCATGCCGATGAGCCTGGAGCATTGCGAGCGGCTCAAGTTACCGCTGATGGTTCAACGTAACAGCTCGGGCTTCGGTACCAAATTCA is a window of Pseudomonas sp. gcc21 DNA encoding:
- the nhaD gene encoding sodium:proton antiporter NhaD; this translates as MSAFEVVLILLAVLAVAGVVLEEVTHVSKAMVVLFFGTLAWILMFIAAPDELARARVQEALNHNILDIAGLWLFLMATMTFVAYLNKKGLIDSVIFKILPTHVSERKLLFLTAIFCFLFSSIADNITATLVSMALVLSLRLELRKTLRFATLVVFSVNSGGVAMITGDVTTLMIFLAGKLEITHLLFLIVPSLLAVLLLASLLSIGMNDRVVIDKSAKVHSQKVERVIATIFLLTIIGTILGSLLFEIPPLLSFLGGLALMFLVAHFLNEDVANDPILEYIRAIEFETLLFFLGILLLVGMLQFIGVLHGLTALYDVVPVLLANFLMGVLSALIDNVPLTAALLKSDLEMSVAEWMGLTYAVGVGGSLLIIGSAAGIVAMSKVPGLTFISYLRSFGLLFLSFAVGFVAVYLTGLMIE
- a CDS encoding riboflavin synthase, encoding MFTGIIEAVGQIQSMQPRSGDVRVYVKTGKLDLADVKLGDSIAVNGVCLTAVELPGDGFWADVSQETMRRTAFTRLKTGSQVNLEKALTASTRLGGHMVSGHVDGVGHVLSRSEEARSVRFRIEAPAALARYIAEKGSITVDGTSLTVNAVDGAVFDLNIVPHTIQETVMGEYQPGHPVNLEVDVIARYLERLLLGDKAAESGSGSTINMAFLAENGFLKP